The Ostrinia nubilalis chromosome 24, ilOstNubi1.1, whole genome shotgun sequence DNA window aggctaaattacaccatattgttaatgacattgagcatacatttttttaaataccttcgcgaagtaaaacttctgtacgtagtacttattattctgtggccttATGTTAATTGATTTGTATGCTCTTCCTTACCCTCAGCGCTGGGAGCGCAGCAGTTCCGTCTGAACATGACGCGCGACTACGAATGTAAAGATCCCCTCATCTTGGGCCCATTATTCTTTTGCTTGTTTATGTGAAGATCGCTCCGCCACTGtttttcttccgccacttctcatCACCAGTCCATATATTGTCCTGAAAgccaattaaatattttatttgggaGTTATAATTACCCTCCTTAGAAAGGGTCTAACTAAAGGAAAAGAAATAAAGTGAACTAACTGAACAAAATCTTTCACATTGACTCTCTTTTGCTTGTTCATGTCAAGATCTCTTCATCACTGTGTCCTTACCCGCAGCACTGGGAGCCCAGCAGTTCCGGCTGAACATGACCCGGAACTACGAGTGTGAATATACATTTTGAGATtctgacattttgcaaattgGATATTTTGAGACTAAAGGCGTcattcaaaaatcaaaatcaaaaatatttattcagtttagaccacaagtggcacttatgaacgtcaaaatgtaaataataaaaaaggaaaaggtagcccttatggggcactttacatgtctccttatcttttgggccctaccagcgcttcgagacaaacatatggcaagtgctgagaagaagcgccgcaacaaactcagtcaccactgtctgccggttaatataaataaatagaaatagtattagtaggtacattcgattcaggagcagttcactgaatttccCATGCATTGGTCCCATGCATTGTTAGTGtttcttataagaatgggtatacaagattgcgtggtatattaaacaaggtagtgacgtgctaatatctagacttacatattgagatactagtagaaatgactcgcatacataaatttgaataactgtCAATTGATTTGTGTGCTCTTCCTTACCCTCAGCGCTGGGAGCGCAGCAGTTCAGTCTGAATATGATACGGGACTATGAATATGAAGATCACCTTGTTCATATAAAAATGTGTTCACTTGCCTTTTCCCTCAGCGCTGGGAGCGCAGCAGTTCCGCCTGAACATGACGCGCGACTACGAGCTGGCGCGCATCCCGCAGGAGTCGGCGGCGCTGGTGGCGTACGTGCGCCAGCTGCACCTGCAGCCgcggccgcgcgcgccgcccgccgcgccgcccgcctcgCCGCGCGCGGACCTCGTCACCCGCCTCGCTGGGGACACTGTGAGTATtgtaggctaagaactcacggcgcgattttcactcgcgcccgcggcggttgtggaattgcggttttatttcaaaactcacgagagcggttatttgcgcggttattctaagaactcacgcgtgctaagtcactggtacaaaatagTCGCCCGCCGATCGGGCGGTTTTCGTGCGGGCGAACACCTCCGAGCGGGACCCGattacaaccgcgcccgctgcgggcgaaaaccgcgtcgtgagttgtgcattattttttacacaagtatctgcattctacagaagctgcgggcccgcaaccgccgcgggcgcgggtgaaaatcgcgccatgagttcttagccttaaaaTCAGGAACCATTGTTTAGTCACCTATCATCTGTTTTGCACTGGAGCTGGGCTTTGCAAGTCGAACCTAgacttcgaactcctcttatgtttttctgattaatttcatagCGGGTACAGTGCCTCGCTGGGGACACTAAGGTTTTACGCGACATGAAGCGACACGTCGTAATACGACCAAATACTTCATTCTGACTTCCGAAACTTGTCGGCAAATGCGCTGAAATCAAAGGACTCGAAGTGCTCCGAAATTGAACACAGTGTCTCATTCAGCTAACTTCGATTTCCGTCAAGACATTTGTCCTCAGTAATTTGTTATACTGAATGATTGAGAATGTAAATTGCAATGGCAGTCGCCACTTGAATACTATTTTGCCATACATGTTGCCTAATGCGTGAATGCGCTAAGACTGAATCCCTCACAAGGTTGCATGAAAATTACGAATTTCGCTTAACTTCCTCGAAAATTCCGTCGAAACGCAGACATAAAGTTTGTGCTCTAACTTTCCTACCTTTTCTGCAGCAAAACGGAACATTCGTGGAGTTCCTCCCGCGAGGTCCACGGGACCCCACCACGCTTTATCTGGAGAGCAGCCGAGGCTGGGAAGGCGTGGTGGTTCGGGCTGCGGCCAGAGACTACTTAGCGCTTAGGGGCGGAGCCCGAGCGCTGCACGCCTGTCTGAGCCCCACTGTGCATCCTAGAGAGGTAcgatcatcatcgtcatcaggtcattcagtctccactgcagaaacATGATCCTCTTTAATTTCTTCTCTTCTCAGTTCAAAGTTATTAATTGATTTGTCGTAACTTATGTGAAATTAAGTTATGCTGAATATTTAGCTAAGTAGGTAATGAAGTGGATGCCTTGATGTGACCAAGAGCGAAATGACTGAGgccgtttcaaccaaatgacgtccactgctggacaaaggcctccccaaggatttctataacgaccggtcctgcgctgctcgcatcccggttcttcccgcgaccgtcaccagatcgtcggtccacctagtgcgaGGCCTCCCACGCtgcgtcttccggcccgtggtcgccactcgccACTTTCAGCCCCAATGGCCATCATCTctatgagctatgtgccccgccctctgccacttgattttagcaattctgcgggctgtatcggtcactttggttttcctgcggatctcctcatttctgattcgaccaCATTTATACGTACTAcaccattattatttttttatctttaccaGGTGACATACCAGTCCCCAGACAGCCACTCGGCCATGTTTTCATCCCGCGTGCTGTGTCTCCCGCTGTACACCGTCTTACTAGCTGCGGAGGCAACGCACGCTCAATACGCACTACTGGGTGGGGACAAAGTGTTGCCAGCGTTGAAACACGTGCCGTTTGGGGACAAAGTGCGACTTCAGGTGAGTGATACATTTAAACACTTTattaattcgttcgttcgtttctgccaaatgacgtccactgctggacaaagtcctccCCTAATTTTTGGAATAACCGGTCCTCTACCAGAGGTCGCGCCTGTAGAGTAACTAAATGTGCACTATTcactggctcaccgtcacacCAAGCGTCTCACTGCGGCACGTCCGTCCTCGCCGGCGTCTGCCGTTCGACTGACTTGTTTCACTTGTTTCACGATGTCACGTGACTGCCTATCACTTGTGTACGTGAGACAGTGTTTCAAGTAAGATACAAACACTATAGTGCCtctaccagatcgtcggtctagaGAACCTTAATGCTTCGATAATTATACGTTTTACAAGCTATGTCCACGCTCATCATTTTCACCCGATCATTGGTCTCTACCACAGGAgcatgaccctctctaatttaccagaggcaaatgaagaATTTGGGAGATGGGTTAAGGAGgcttatgcctgttttcaccatcaattcctaatttttaagtcacccttatggtaacacataacaggaattttgttttcataggggtctcTTAATCTCTCTCGGGATTaagaaaacgggcattaggccTCCTTAACATATTAATTTGTTTCTTTGTTATCCACGTCAGTTTTTATGACATGCACAGGAGAAGTAGGAGTGCTGGCTATTATACCTGCGTGACtacgacttcaaaaaaaatatcatcatcaaaaCGCTCACATGGTTGATCGTCCACAGGTGATAGAATACCGCTCATCAGACCCGGTGCTCCGCAACCAGACGGCCGAGTTCCTGGCCGCTCGGAACTACTCCATCGCTGCCCAGTACGAAGACGCCGTGATGTTCGCGCTGCAAGGGGACGCTTAGGAAGGTAGGGGTGGGTTAGTTTGGGAGGGCGATGATGGTCGAgttttaggctggttttagtgtcacgcggactgtcagtgcggatcgctccgcacagccgatctgtatgaactgctagggagcggagcggttcctccggaccgcattactctaaaacgctccctagaagttcatacagattggccgtgcgga harbors:
- the LOC135083696 gene encoding protein Star produces the protein MAEKKIQENPLPEEQSEAADKPKEPALDKPTTVPVPIPVEPVIVRPSVPSFTKTPPNDLYRRLLPAVLFVLTFVTVMTMLLIYMDNAALGAQQFRLNMTRDYELARIPQESAALVAYVRQLHLQPRPRAPPAAPPASPRADLVTRLAGDTVSIQNGTFVEFLPRGPRDPTTLYLESSRGWEGVVVRAAARDYLALRGGARALHACLSPTVHPREVTYQSPDSHSAMFSSRVLCLPLYTVLLAAEATHAQYALLGGDKVLPALKHVPFGDKVRLQVIEYRSSDPVLRNQTAEFLAARNYSIAAQYEDAVMFALQGDA